A section of the Labrus mixtus chromosome 15, fLabMix1.1, whole genome shotgun sequence genome encodes:
- the nfyal gene encoding nuclear transcription factor Y, alpha, like isoform X1, producing MEQYTTATTTTGEQIVVQTTNGQIQQQAQGTVTAVQLQTEAPVVTASGQQVQTLQVVQGQPLMVQVSGGQLITSSGQPIMVQAMSGGQGQTIMQVPVSGAQGLQQIQLVQPGQIQLQGGQTLQLQGQQGQPQQIIIQQPQTAITAGQNQGQQISLQGQQVAQTADGQTIVYQPVNADGTVLQQGMITIPASSLAGAQIVQAGGANTNTTNSGQGTVTVTLPVSGNMVNAGGMVMVRPCAEMVPGGGGVQTMQRIPLPGAEMLEEEPLYVNAKQYHRILKRRQARAKLEAEGKIPKERRQKYLHESRHRHAMQRKRGDGGRFFSPKDKEEMALALAQQQQQDVAGADETVAQMIRVS from the exons ATGGAGCAGTACACCACTGCCACCACTACGACCGGGGAGCAGATAGTTGTGCAGACCACCAATGGACAGATCCAGCAGCAG GCACAGGGCACAGTGACGGCTGTGCAGCTGCAAACAGAGGCGCCAGTGGTGACGGCCTCAGGCCAGCAGGTGCAGACACTCCAGGTA GTCCAGGGACAGCCTCTGATGGTCCAGGTCAGCGGTGGGCAGCTCATAACATCATCAGGACAACCCATAATGGTGCAGGCCATGTCAGGAGGTCAGGGCCAGACCATAATGCAGGTCCCTGTATCTGGAGCCCAGGGACTACAGCAG ATCCAGCTGGTGCAGCCAGGGCAGATCCAGCTCCAGGGCGGTCAGACTCTCCAGCTCCAGGGCCAGCAGGGTCAGCCCCAACAGATCATCATCCAGCAGCCGCAGACGGCCATCACTGCCGGACAGAACCAG GGGCAGCAGATCAGCTTGCAGGGCCAACAGGTGGCGCAGACAGCTGACGGACAGACCATCGTGTACCAGCCTGTCAATGCAGATGGTACCGTCCTGCAGCAAG GAATGATCACAATTCCAGCATCCAGCTTGGCAGGCGCCCAGATCGTACAGGCAGGGGGTGCAAACACCAACACGACTAACAGCGGCCAAGGCACTGTGACCGTCACCCTGCCCGTCTCCGGTAACATGGTCAATGCAGGTGGAATGGTCATGGTAAGACCCTGTGCAGAG ATGGTCCCTGGAGGCGGTGGAGTTCAAACAATGCAGCGTATCCCCCTGCCTGGGGCGGAGATGCTCGAGGAGGAACCTTTGTACGTTAACGCCAAACAGTACCATCGCATCCTGAAGCGGCGACAAGCGAGGGCCAAGCTGGAGGCGGAAGGCAAGATTCCCAAAGAAAGGAGG CAGAAATATCTACACGAGTCTCGCCACCGTCACGCTATGCAGCGTAAGCGTGGAGACGGTGGACGTTTCTTTTCACCTAAAGACAAGGAGGAAATGGCGTTGGCCCTGGCACAG cagcagcagcaggatgttgCCGGGGCAGACGAGACGGTGGCTCAGATGATCAGAGTCTCTTAG
- the nfyal gene encoding nuclear transcription factor Y, alpha, like isoform X3, which translates to MEQYTTATTTTGEQIVVQTTNGQIQQQAQGTVTAVQLQTEAPVVTASGQQVQTLQVQGQPLMVQVSGGQLITSSGQPIMVQAMSGGQGQTIMQVPVSGAQGLQQIQLVQPGQIQLQGGQTLQLQGQQGQPQQIIIQQPQTAITAGQNQGQQISLQGQQVAQTADGQTIVYQPVNADGTVLQQGMITIPASSLAGAQIVQAGGANTNTTNSGQGTVTVTLPVSGNMVNAGGMVMVRPCAEMVPGGGGVQTMQRIPLPGAEMLEEEPLYVNAKQYHRILKRRQARAKLEAEGKIPKERRQKYLHESRHRHAMQRKRGDGGRFFSPKDKEEMALALAQQQQQDVAGADETVAQMIRVS; encoded by the exons ATGGAGCAGTACACCACTGCCACCACTACGACCGGGGAGCAGATAGTTGTGCAGACCACCAATGGACAGATCCAGCAGCAG GCACAGGGCACAGTGACGGCTGTGCAGCTGCAAACAGAGGCGCCAGTGGTGACGGCCTCAGGCCAGCAGGTGCAGACACTCCAG GTCCAGGGACAGCCTCTGATGGTCCAGGTCAGCGGTGGGCAGCTCATAACATCATCAGGACAACCCATAATGGTGCAGGCCATGTCAGGAGGTCAGGGCCAGACCATAATGCAGGTCCCTGTATCTGGAGCCCAGGGACTACAGCAG ATCCAGCTGGTGCAGCCAGGGCAGATCCAGCTCCAGGGCGGTCAGACTCTCCAGCTCCAGGGCCAGCAGGGTCAGCCCCAACAGATCATCATCCAGCAGCCGCAGACGGCCATCACTGCCGGACAGAACCAG GGGCAGCAGATCAGCTTGCAGGGCCAACAGGTGGCGCAGACAGCTGACGGACAGACCATCGTGTACCAGCCTGTCAATGCAGATGGTACCGTCCTGCAGCAAG GAATGATCACAATTCCAGCATCCAGCTTGGCAGGCGCCCAGATCGTACAGGCAGGGGGTGCAAACACCAACACGACTAACAGCGGCCAAGGCACTGTGACCGTCACCCTGCCCGTCTCCGGTAACATGGTCAATGCAGGTGGAATGGTCATGGTAAGACCCTGTGCAGAG ATGGTCCCTGGAGGCGGTGGAGTTCAAACAATGCAGCGTATCCCCCTGCCTGGGGCGGAGATGCTCGAGGAGGAACCTTTGTACGTTAACGCCAAACAGTACCATCGCATCCTGAAGCGGCGACAAGCGAGGGCCAAGCTGGAGGCGGAAGGCAAGATTCCCAAAGAAAGGAGG CAGAAATATCTACACGAGTCTCGCCACCGTCACGCTATGCAGCGTAAGCGTGGAGACGGTGGACGTTTCTTTTCACCTAAAGACAAGGAGGAAATGGCGTTGGCCCTGGCACAG cagcagcagcaggatgttgCCGGGGCAGACGAGACGGTGGCTCAGATGATCAGAGTCTCTTAG
- the nfyal gene encoding nuclear transcription factor Y, alpha, like isoform X12 produces MEQYTTATTTTGEQIVVQTTNGQIQQQVQGQPLMVQVSGGQLITSSGQPIMVQAMSGGQGQTIMQVPVSGAQGLQQIQLVQPGQIQLQGGQTLQLQGQQGQPQQIIIQQPQTAITAGQNQGQQISLQGQQVAQTADGQTIVYQPVNADGTVLQQGMITIPASSLAGAQIVQAGGANTNTTNSGQGTVTVTLPVSGNMVNAGGMVMVRPCAEMVPGGGGVQTMQRIPLPGAEMLEEEPLYVNAKQYHRILKRRQARAKLEAEGKIPKERRQKYLHESRHRHAMQRKRGDGGRFFSPKDKEEMALALAQQQQQDVAGADETVAQMIRVS; encoded by the exons ATGGAGCAGTACACCACTGCCACCACTACGACCGGGGAGCAGATAGTTGTGCAGACCACCAATGGACAGATCCAGCAGCAG GTCCAGGGACAGCCTCTGATGGTCCAGGTCAGCGGTGGGCAGCTCATAACATCATCAGGACAACCCATAATGGTGCAGGCCATGTCAGGAGGTCAGGGCCAGACCATAATGCAGGTCCCTGTATCTGGAGCCCAGGGACTACAGCAG ATCCAGCTGGTGCAGCCAGGGCAGATCCAGCTCCAGGGCGGTCAGACTCTCCAGCTCCAGGGCCAGCAGGGTCAGCCCCAACAGATCATCATCCAGCAGCCGCAGACGGCCATCACTGCCGGACAGAACCAG GGGCAGCAGATCAGCTTGCAGGGCCAACAGGTGGCGCAGACAGCTGACGGACAGACCATCGTGTACCAGCCTGTCAATGCAGATGGTACCGTCCTGCAGCAAG GAATGATCACAATTCCAGCATCCAGCTTGGCAGGCGCCCAGATCGTACAGGCAGGGGGTGCAAACACCAACACGACTAACAGCGGCCAAGGCACTGTGACCGTCACCCTGCCCGTCTCCGGTAACATGGTCAATGCAGGTGGAATGGTCATGGTAAGACCCTGTGCAGAG ATGGTCCCTGGAGGCGGTGGAGTTCAAACAATGCAGCGTATCCCCCTGCCTGGGGCGGAGATGCTCGAGGAGGAACCTTTGTACGTTAACGCCAAACAGTACCATCGCATCCTGAAGCGGCGACAAGCGAGGGCCAAGCTGGAGGCGGAAGGCAAGATTCCCAAAGAAAGGAGG CAGAAATATCTACACGAGTCTCGCCACCGTCACGCTATGCAGCGTAAGCGTGGAGACGGTGGACGTTTCTTTTCACCTAAAGACAAGGAGGAAATGGCGTTGGCCCTGGCACAG cagcagcagcaggatgttgCCGGGGCAGACGAGACGGTGGCTCAGATGATCAGAGTCTCTTAG
- the nfyal gene encoding nuclear transcription factor Y, alpha, like isoform X14, which yields MEQYTTATTTTGEQIVVQTTNGQIQQQVQGQPLMVQVSGGQLITSSGQPIMVQAMSGGQGQTIMQVPVSGAQGLQQIQLVQPGQIQLQGGQTLQLQGQQGQPQQIIIQQPQTAITAGQNQGQQISLQGQQVAQTADGQTIVYQPVNADGTVLQQGMITIPASSLAGAQIVQAGGANTNTTNSGQGTVTVTLPVSGNMVNAGGMVMMVPGGGGVQTMQRIPLPGAEMLEEEPLYVNAKQYHRILKRRQARAKLEAEGKIPKERRQKYLHESRHRHAMQRKRGDGGRFFSPKDKEEMALALAQQQQQDVAGADETVAQMIRVS from the exons ATGGAGCAGTACACCACTGCCACCACTACGACCGGGGAGCAGATAGTTGTGCAGACCACCAATGGACAGATCCAGCAGCAG GTCCAGGGACAGCCTCTGATGGTCCAGGTCAGCGGTGGGCAGCTCATAACATCATCAGGACAACCCATAATGGTGCAGGCCATGTCAGGAGGTCAGGGCCAGACCATAATGCAGGTCCCTGTATCTGGAGCCCAGGGACTACAGCAG ATCCAGCTGGTGCAGCCAGGGCAGATCCAGCTCCAGGGCGGTCAGACTCTCCAGCTCCAGGGCCAGCAGGGTCAGCCCCAACAGATCATCATCCAGCAGCCGCAGACGGCCATCACTGCCGGACAGAACCAG GGGCAGCAGATCAGCTTGCAGGGCCAACAGGTGGCGCAGACAGCTGACGGACAGACCATCGTGTACCAGCCTGTCAATGCAGATGGTACCGTCCTGCAGCAAG GAATGATCACAATTCCAGCATCCAGCTTGGCAGGCGCCCAGATCGTACAGGCAGGGGGTGCAAACACCAACACGACTAACAGCGGCCAAGGCACTGTGACCGTCACCCTGCCCGTCTCCGGTAACATGGTCAATGCAGGTGGAATGGTCATG ATGGTCCCTGGAGGCGGTGGAGTTCAAACAATGCAGCGTATCCCCCTGCCTGGGGCGGAGATGCTCGAGGAGGAACCTTTGTACGTTAACGCCAAACAGTACCATCGCATCCTGAAGCGGCGACAAGCGAGGGCCAAGCTGGAGGCGGAAGGCAAGATTCCCAAAGAAAGGAGG CAGAAATATCTACACGAGTCTCGCCACCGTCACGCTATGCAGCGTAAGCGTGGAGACGGTGGACGTTTCTTTTCACCTAAAGACAAGGAGGAAATGGCGTTGGCCCTGGCACAG cagcagcagcaggatgttgCCGGGGCAGACGAGACGGTGGCTCAGATGATCAGAGTCTCTTAG
- the nfyal gene encoding nuclear transcription factor Y, alpha, like isoform X4 encodes MEQYTTATTTTGEQIVVQTTNGQIQQQAQGTVTAVQLQTEAPVVTASGQQVQTLQVVQGQPLMVQVSGGQLITSSGQPIMVQAMSGGQGQTIMQVPVSGAQGLQQIQLVQPGQIQLQGGQTLQLQGQQGQPQQIIIQQPQTAITAGQNQGQQISLQGQQVAQTADGQTIVYQPVNADGTVLQQGMITIPASSLAGAQIVQAGGANTNTTNSGQGTVTVTLPVSGNMVNAGGMVMVRPCAEMVPGGGGVQTMQRIPLPGAEMLEEEPLYVNAKQYHRILKRRQARAKLEAEGKIPKERRQKYLHESRHRHAMQRKRGDGGRFFSPKDKEEMALALAQQQQDVAGADETVAQMIRVS; translated from the exons ATGGAGCAGTACACCACTGCCACCACTACGACCGGGGAGCAGATAGTTGTGCAGACCACCAATGGACAGATCCAGCAGCAG GCACAGGGCACAGTGACGGCTGTGCAGCTGCAAACAGAGGCGCCAGTGGTGACGGCCTCAGGCCAGCAGGTGCAGACACTCCAGGTA GTCCAGGGACAGCCTCTGATGGTCCAGGTCAGCGGTGGGCAGCTCATAACATCATCAGGACAACCCATAATGGTGCAGGCCATGTCAGGAGGTCAGGGCCAGACCATAATGCAGGTCCCTGTATCTGGAGCCCAGGGACTACAGCAG ATCCAGCTGGTGCAGCCAGGGCAGATCCAGCTCCAGGGCGGTCAGACTCTCCAGCTCCAGGGCCAGCAGGGTCAGCCCCAACAGATCATCATCCAGCAGCCGCAGACGGCCATCACTGCCGGACAGAACCAG GGGCAGCAGATCAGCTTGCAGGGCCAACAGGTGGCGCAGACAGCTGACGGACAGACCATCGTGTACCAGCCTGTCAATGCAGATGGTACCGTCCTGCAGCAAG GAATGATCACAATTCCAGCATCCAGCTTGGCAGGCGCCCAGATCGTACAGGCAGGGGGTGCAAACACCAACACGACTAACAGCGGCCAAGGCACTGTGACCGTCACCCTGCCCGTCTCCGGTAACATGGTCAATGCAGGTGGAATGGTCATGGTAAGACCCTGTGCAGAG ATGGTCCCTGGAGGCGGTGGAGTTCAAACAATGCAGCGTATCCCCCTGCCTGGGGCGGAGATGCTCGAGGAGGAACCTTTGTACGTTAACGCCAAACAGTACCATCGCATCCTGAAGCGGCGACAAGCGAGGGCCAAGCTGGAGGCGGAAGGCAAGATTCCCAAAGAAAGGAGG CAGAAATATCTACACGAGTCTCGCCACCGTCACGCTATGCAGCGTAAGCGTGGAGACGGTGGACGTTTCTTTTCACCTAAAGACAAGGAGGAAATGGCGTTGGCCCTGGCACAG cagcagcaggatgttgCCGGGGCAGACGAGACGGTGGCTCAGATGATCAGAGTCTCTTAG